In Pithys albifrons albifrons isolate INPA30051 chromosome 6, PitAlb_v1, whole genome shotgun sequence, a single genomic region encodes these proteins:
- the GANC gene encoding neutral alpha-glucosidase C — MEAATPGEVSVQDEAVDKSTFKKCNQIAFYRRQKLLHPGKSSYRALLDSVILSDENVKFQIIYEENKVLLQVEIYEIDGNIFRLKIDEASPLRARYKVPDVLIKEPTTQRLFISHKEAGILALSSVNEDYRLLVKANPFQVELQSKDETVMSMNSNGLLYFEHLQPPPSDRKPTAQNEEAASDYCKEKQEDIGLWQEKFGNFLDIKAHGPSSVGVDFSLHGYDHVYGIPQHTETLLLKNTSDGDAYRLYNLDIFGHKIHDKIGIYGSVPLLLAHKPNRTSGVFWLNSSETLVDISTKAVAEHMQSGSAAETAKQRAVPLTDVRWMSESGIIDVFLLMGPTAFDIFKQFAQLTGTQALPPLFSLGYHQCRWNYEDEQDVKAVDAGFDAHDIPYDVIWLDIEHTDGKRYFTWDKKKFQNPRKMQEHLRKKKRKLVVIVDPHIKVDPTYTLYSQAKDKGYFVKDRNGQDFEGICWPGSSCYLDFTNPEVRKWYADQFAFKTYKGSTNILFVWNDMNEPSVFKGSELTMQKDAVHHNNWEHREVHNLYGFYQQMATAEGLIRRSSGKERPFVLTRSFFAGSQKYGAVWTGDNTAEWSYLKISIPMLLTISLAGISFCGADVGGFIGDPEPELLVRWYQAGAYQPFFRGHSNMESKRREPWLFGEKNTQIIRKAIRERYVLLPYLYTLFYRAHTAAEPVMRPLWVEFPGKTETFAIENEYMLGNALLVHPVTEKEAKTVSVLLPGSEEIWYDFRKFTRMEDAGTLKIPVTLENIPVFQRGGTVIPLKTTAGKSTEWMMDISYELHVALDTEACAIGELYIDDGHSFQYLQKKQFLYRKFTFHKNILSSSCADESGHYQTTCVVERVIVLGFRKKPTFVTASSKGGKEKEVVFTYDTKTSALTMGKLALHVDADWEIRIN; from the exons ATGGAGGCGGCCACACCGGGGGAAGTCAG TGTCCAAGATGAGGCTGTGGACAAAAGCACCTTTAAGAAATGCAACCAGATTGCGTTTTACAG GCGTCAGAAACTTCTACATCCTGGAAAATCCTCGTATCGAGCATTGTTGGATTCAGTGATATTAAGTGATGAAAACGTCAAATTCCAAATTATTTATGAGGAGAATAAG GTTCTTCTACAAGTAGAAATTTATGAAATAGATGGCAATATTTTCAGGCTTAAAATTGATGAGGCATCTCCACTCAGAGCAAGATACAAAGTTCCTGATGTTCTTATAAAGGAACCTACCACCCAGAG ACTCTTCATATCCCACAAGGAGGCAGGTATTTTGGCACTGTCAAGTGTTAATGAGGACTACAGACTTCTAGTCAAAGCAAACCCCTTCCAGGTTGAGCTGCAGTCCAAGGATGAGACTGTAATGAGCATGAATTCCAACGGGTTGTTATATTTTGAGCACCTTCAGCCACCTCCCAGTGATAG AAAACCTACAGCACAAAATGAGGAGGCAGCAAGTGATTACTGTAAG GAAAAACAAGAGGATATAGGTCTCTGGCAAGAGAAATTTGGCAATTTCTTAGACATCAAAGCTCATG GTCCCAGTTCTGTAGGTGTGGACTTCTCTTTACATGGGTATGACCACGTTTATGGAATACCACAACATACAGAAACACTTCTTCTCAAAAACACCAG TGATGGTGATGCCTACCGGCTTTATAATTTGGATATCTTCGGCCACAAGATACATGACAAAATAGGCATTTATGGTTCAGTGCCCCTTCTCCTAGCACACAAGCCTAACAGAACTTCAGGGGTCTTCTGGCTGAACTCTTCAGAAACGCTGGTGGATATTAGTACAAAGGCAGTAGCTGAG CACATGCAATCAGGATCTGCTGCAGAGACTGCTAAGCAGAGAGCAGTGCCTCTCACTGATGTACGCTGGATGTCAGAAAGTGGGATCATTGATGTTTTCCTGCTGATGGGACCCACTGCCTTTGATATCTTCAAGCAGTTTGCACAACTGACAG GCACTCAAGCCCTGcccccccttttttctctgGGCTACCATCAGTGCAGATGGAATTACGAGGATGAGCAAGATGTCAAGGCAGTAGATGCTGGCTTTGATGCACATGACATTCCTTATGATGTGATATGGCTGGACATAGAACACACAGATGGCAAGAGGTATTTTACTTGGGACAAAAAGAAATTCCAGAACCCCAGAAAGATGCAAGAACATCTCAGGAAGAAAAAACGCAAG CTTGTCGTCATTGTAGATCCACACATTAAGGTTGATCCCACATACACGCTGTATTCACAGGCAAAAGACAAGGGATATTTTGTGAAAGACAGAAATGGGCAAGATTTTGAGGGCATCTGTTGGCCAG GTTCCTCTTGCTACCTGGATTTCACCAATCCTGAAGTGCGAAAATGGTATGCAGATCAATTTGCCTTCAAAACATACAAg GGATCCACTAATATCCTCTTTGTATGGAATGACATGAATGAGCCTTCAGTCTTCAAAGGGTCAGAACTAACAATGCAGAAAGATGCTGTGCACCACAATAATTGGGAGCATCGGGAAGTACACAACCTCTATGGATTCTACCAG CAAATGGCAACTGCAGAAGGACTCATCAGACGTTCTTCAGGGAAAGAGAGACCATTTGTCCTCACACGATCTTTCTTTGCTGGATCACAGAAATATG GGGCAGTGTGGACTGGAGACAACACAGCAGAGTGGAGTTACTTGAAAATATCGATCCCAATGCTTCTTACCATCAGCTTGGCAGGGATTTCATTCTGTGGAG CTGATGTGGGAGGGTTTATTGGAGATCCAGAACCAGAATTACTTGTTCGCTGGTATCAGGCTGGAGCCTACCAGCCCTTCTTCAGAGGTCATTCTAACATGGAGAGCAAACGGCGCGAACCGTGGCTCTTTGGGGAGAAGAACACCCAGATCATCAGGAAAGCCATTAGAGAGCGCTACGTCCTCCTGCCTTATTTATACACACTGTTCTATCGGGCACACACAGCGGCTGAACCAGTCATGAG GCCTCTCTGGGTAGAGTttccagggaaaacagaaaCTTTTGCCATAGAGAATGAGTACATGCTAG gaaatgcATTGTTGGTGCATCCAGTCACGGAGAAAGAGGCCAAGACTGTGAGTGTTCTGCTTCCAGGGTCAGAGGAG aTTTGGTATGATTTCAGAAAATTTACACGAATGGAAGATGCAGGCACTCTGAAGATCCCAGTAACACTAGAGAAt attCCTGTATTCCAGCGGGGGGGCACTGTGATACCTCTGAAGACCACAGCTGGAAAATCCACTGAATGGATGATGGATATTTCTTATGAACTTCACGTGGCCTTGGACACAGAG GCCTGTGCCATAGGTGAGCTCTACATAGATGACGGGCATTCATTTCAGTATCTCCAGAAGAAGCAGTTCCTGTATCGGAAGTTCACTTTCCACAAGAACATTCTCTCTTCCAG